A single window of Watersipora subatra chromosome 9, tzWatSuba1.1, whole genome shotgun sequence DNA harbors:
- the LOC137404787 gene encoding oncoprotein-induced transcript 3 protein-like, whose translation MHLLFDLLTLQLSKLSYFILTMMERTVVNCVLIVYFLAATAALPPVSEKEEVHIRETKIQILRELLYNCTKVSLPAEKKTSDLAQLDKRYNALKKHYIRCKTPPTTTSTTILPPTTTLSPALQNCRDATNFSQPWRKDGNNHLPKDYNYNGYACDMTSALKWFRFTGAAGTQMLNRCPTTSCGTFFPYWTEDRMPTTVGVETTISAYTRNVYEVCRKQHRVDVKVIRCSSAADYIYRYSGPIRDSCFHAFCGM comes from the exons ATGCATCTCCTATTTGACCTCTTGACCCTGCAACTTTCCAAGTTGTCTTATTTCATCCTCACCATGATGGAGCGCACCGTGGTTAATTGTGTGCTGATAGTTTACTTTTTGGCAGCGACAGCAGCTTTACCACCTGTAAGTGAAAAAGAAGAAGTACACATTAGAGAGACAAAGATTCAGATCCTTAGAGAGCTGTTATATAACTGTACAAAAGTTTCACTGCCAGCAGAAAAGAAAACAAGCGATCTTGCTCAGCTCGATAAGCGCTACAATGCTCTAAAGAAACACTACATTAGATGTAAGACTCCACCAACAACGACAAGCACAA CCATTCTACCACCTACAACAACACTTTCTCCAGCTCTCCAGAACTGCAGAGATGCGACTAACTTTTCACAACCATGGAGAAAGGATGGCAACAACCATTTACCAAAGGATTATAACTACAATGGCTATGCCTGTGACATGACTAGTGCTCTTAAATGGTTCAGGTTTACGGGAGCAGCGG GTACCCAAATGCTCAACCGCTGTCCCACAACCAGTTGTGGAACTTTCTTTCCATACTGGACGGAAGATCGCATGCCGACAACTGTTGGAGTAGAAACAACAATCTCTGCCTACACACGCAACGTTTATGAAGTTTGTAGAAAGCAACACAGGGTCGATGTCAAGGTCATTCGATGCTCATCGGCTGCAGACTACATCTACCGGTACAGTGGTCCTATCAGAGATTCCTGCTTTCACGCCTTCTGTGGCATGTAG